One segment of Zhihengliuella halotolerans DNA contains the following:
- a CDS encoding COX15/CtaA family protein, which produces MSSTASTWTDRLSTWAERLPTRVGRGVHALAIASLASQIGIIVTGGAVRLTESGLGCSEWPNCMPGSMTPTPEMGIHGVIEFGNRVLTFVLAAIAVAMIVSLWNMRRSHPTLFRLALGLLGVIPAQAFIGGITVWTDLNPWVVGLHFLVSATVVGFATLLVNRTHMRRHGQERLAPLSPPAGLAALGWAILASAAAALVLGTIVTGTGPHAGDSEAPRHAFDPEIVTRLHTAPVYVLLAATLAAVVLVLRRLPGTDAPLQGLRRGLLLLVLVLVAQGGIGYWQHFTGLPIGLVLVHMLGSALLAAAAANVWDRATGRFPL; this is translated from the coding sequence ATGAGTTCCACCGCCTCCACCTGGACAGACCGCCTGTCCACCTGGGCTGAGCGCCTGCCGACCCGCGTGGGCAGGGGTGTGCACGCACTCGCCATCGCCTCGCTCGCCTCCCAGATCGGGATCATCGTCACGGGCGGCGCGGTGCGGCTCACGGAGTCCGGACTGGGCTGCTCCGAGTGGCCCAACTGCATGCCCGGCTCCATGACCCCCACTCCGGAAATGGGCATCCACGGGGTGATCGAGTTCGGAAACCGCGTCCTGACGTTCGTGCTCGCAGCCATCGCCGTCGCCATGATCGTCTCCCTCTGGAACATGCGCCGGAGCCATCCGACGCTGTTCCGCCTGGCTCTCGGCCTGCTCGGCGTCATCCCCGCGCAGGCGTTCATCGGCGGCATCACCGTGTGGACCGACCTGAACCCGTGGGTCGTGGGCCTGCATTTCCTCGTCTCCGCGACCGTCGTCGGATTCGCAACGCTGCTGGTGAACCGCACGCACATGCGCCGACACGGTCAGGAGCGCCTCGCTCCCCTCTCCCCGCCCGCGGGGCTCGCGGCGCTGGGCTGGGCAATCCTGGCCTCCGCCGCGGCCGCGCTCGTCCTGGGGACGATCGTCACGGGCACCGGCCCGCACGCAGGCGACTCCGAAGCACCGCGCCACGCGTTCGACCCGGAGATCGTCACCCGCCTGCACACCGCGCCCGTCTACGTTCTGCTTGCCGCGACCCTCGCCGCCGTCGTGCTGGTCCTGCGTCGCCTGCCGGGGACGGACGCGCCGTTGCAGGGGCTGCGCCGCGGCCTCCTGCTGCTCGTACTCGTCCTGGTGGCGCAGGGAGGCATCGGCTACTGGCAGCACTTCACGGGCCTGCCGATCGGCCTGGTCCTGGTGCACATGCTCGGATCCGCGCTCCTCGCCGCGGCCGCCGCGAATGTCTGGGATCGGGCGACAGGCCGCTTCCCCCTCTAA
- a CDS encoding ABC transporter permease — protein MPETTLAPGTANAASVAQRVLRHGRYETMLMLRNGEQLVLAVVLPLLALVALTFVDLLDGVAPSRIDAAAPGVLALCVMSTAFTGQGIATGFDRRYGVLTFLSTTPLGRVGLIFGKALAVLAVLVVQIVVVGGTAVAMGWRPNLVGAAIAVGLLLAGAAAFTSLGLLIAGTVRPEATLAITNLAWILLAAAGGIVIPGSHLPAFLGNIVQVLPSAALGDAMRAALIDGTLATGAVVVLLAWAAVAGTAATRWFKWT, from the coding sequence ATGCCTGAAACGACCCTCGCTCCCGGCACCGCGAATGCCGCTTCCGTTGCCCAACGCGTCCTGCGGCACGGCCGCTACGAGACGATGCTCATGCTGCGCAACGGCGAACAACTCGTCCTGGCCGTGGTGCTGCCACTGCTGGCCCTCGTGGCCCTCACCTTCGTCGACCTGCTCGACGGCGTCGCCCCCTCCCGGATCGACGCCGCCGCACCGGGAGTGCTGGCGCTGTGCGTCATGTCGACGGCATTCACGGGCCAGGGCATCGCCACGGGCTTCGACCGCCGCTACGGGGTCCTGACGTTCCTGTCGACGACGCCGCTCGGCCGGGTCGGGCTCATCTTCGGCAAGGCCCTCGCAGTGCTGGCTGTCCTGGTCGTGCAGATCGTCGTCGTCGGCGGCACCGCCGTCGCCATGGGCTGGCGGCCCAACCTCGTCGGCGCCGCGATCGCCGTCGGCCTCCTGCTCGCGGGCGCAGCCGCATTCACGTCCCTGGGTCTGCTCATCGCGGGAACCGTCCGCCCCGAGGCGACTCTCGCGATCACCAACCTCGCCTGGATTCTGCTCGCCGCGGCCGGCGGCATCGTCATCCCGGGCAGCCACCTTCCCGCCTTCCTGGGCAACATCGTCCAGGTCCTCCCCTCGGCCGCGCTCGGCGACGCCATGCGCGCCGCGCTCATCGACGGCACCCTCGCGACGGGCGCCGTCGTCGTACTACTCGCGTGGGCGGCCGTCGCCGGCACCGCGGCCACCCGCTGGTTCAAATGGACGTAA
- a CDS encoding ABC transporter ATP-binding protein, translating into MHSPAPALVVDALRKDFGPVTALDGRMVRVLHGVSLCADHGSVTTILGTNGAGKSTTLGCAQGLLRPDGGSVSLLGHNPFTASPDLRSRVGVMLQDGGLPPSVRPIPLLKHVAGMYRHPADVDALVARLGIDTFAATSIRRLSGGQKQRVALAAALVGRPEIVFLDEPSAGLDPQSRQVVFDLISELRHAGLAIVLTTHLMDDAQRLSDYVYIIDEGRNVAEGTVEELTAHAETESRVLEISTTAELDAAALHGSTGLVLTRESAGHYRVTGVHTATHLAAAASWLAAADVLPTALSMQPRSLEDVFLDLASAKEQPDA; encoded by the coding sequence GTGCACTCGCCAGCCCCCGCCCTCGTCGTCGACGCCCTCCGTAAGGACTTCGGCCCAGTCACCGCGCTCGATGGCCGCATGGTCCGCGTCCTGCACGGTGTCTCCCTCTGCGCCGATCACGGCTCCGTGACAACCATCCTCGGCACCAACGGAGCGGGAAAATCGACGACGCTCGGTTGCGCGCAGGGCCTGCTGCGCCCGGACGGCGGCTCCGTTTCGCTGCTTGGACACAATCCCTTCACGGCCTCCCCGGACCTGCGCTCACGCGTCGGCGTCATGCTCCAGGACGGCGGCCTCCCGCCATCGGTGCGCCCGATCCCTCTGCTCAAACACGTCGCCGGCATGTACCGACACCCGGCAGACGTCGACGCCCTGGTCGCCCGGCTCGGCATCGACACCTTCGCGGCAACATCGATCCGCCGCCTCTCCGGTGGCCAGAAGCAACGCGTCGCCCTCGCGGCGGCCCTCGTCGGGCGGCCCGAGATCGTCTTCCTCGACGAGCCCAGCGCCGGCCTCGACCCACAGTCCCGCCAGGTCGTGTTCGACCTCATCTCGGAGCTGCGCCACGCCGGACTCGCGATCGTGCTCACGACCCATCTTATGGACGACGCCCAACGGCTCTCCGACTACGTCTACATCATCGACGAGGGCCGCAACGTCGCCGAGGGCACCGTCGAAGAGCTGACCGCCCACGCCGAAACGGAGTCCCGCGTCCTCGAGATCTCGACGACGGCGGAGCTCGACGCCGCAGCCCTGCACGGCTCCACGGGGCTGGTCCTGACCCGCGAATCGGCTGGCCACTATCGCGTCACCGGCGTGCACACCGCGACCCACCTCGCCGCTGCGGCCAGCTGGCTCGCAGCGGCCGACGTGCTGCCCACCGCCCTGAGCATGCAGCCGCGCAGCCTCGAGGACGTGTTCCTCGATCTGGCATCCGCCAAGGAGCAGCCCGATGCCTGA
- a CDS encoding helix-turn-helix transcriptional regulator codes for MTTPDDGGARPHDTGAPENEERTRDRVLQAVLKQGPVSAAELGESLGFTPAAVRRHLDTLSKQGLVEVKLTASQSAGAGRPARRYVLSQRGQTKLGNDYLDIATEALTELAEAVGPEAIHTFAARRFGAMERRYQPLVDAAGDDVTARADALAKALAEDGFVGYTREVGANLPEAMQSVQLCQGHCPIQGLAAEFPDFCEEETKTFARLLGVDVRRLSTLAGGGHVCTTHVPVGRHMTPQRAEKRTRIKINKQERPR; via the coding sequence TTGACGACTCCCGATGACGGTGGGGCGCGGCCCCACGATACCGGGGCGCCCGAAAACGAAGAGCGGACCCGCGACCGCGTTCTGCAGGCCGTCCTGAAACAGGGGCCGGTCAGCGCCGCGGAGTTGGGCGAGTCGCTCGGATTCACGCCCGCAGCCGTCCGCCGCCACCTTGACACCCTCAGCAAGCAGGGTCTCGTCGAAGTCAAGCTAACCGCCAGTCAGAGCGCGGGGGCGGGCCGACCGGCCCGCCGCTACGTCCTGAGCCAGCGCGGCCAGACGAAGCTCGGCAACGACTATCTCGACATCGCCACGGAGGCTCTCACGGAGCTCGCCGAGGCCGTCGGTCCCGAGGCTATCCACACGTTCGCCGCCCGCCGCTTCGGCGCCATGGAGCGCCGCTATCAGCCCCTGGTCGACGCGGCAGGTGACGACGTCACCGCCCGGGCAGACGCCCTCGCGAAAGCGCTGGCCGAGGACGGGTTCGTCGGATACACCCGCGAGGTCGGTGCAAACCTTCCCGAAGCGATGCAGAGCGTCCAGCTCTGCCAAGGGCACTGCCCGATCCAGGGCCTTGCCGCGGAGTTCCCGGACTTCTGCGAAGAGGAAACCAAGACCTTCGCCCGACTGCTCGGCGTGGACGTTCGCCGACTGTCGACGCTCGCCGGCGGAGGGCACGTGTGCACCACGCACGTTCCCGTCGGACGCCACATGACACCTCAGCGTGCTGAGAAGAGAACTCGAATCAAGATCAACAAGCAGGAGAGGCCGCGATGA
- a CDS encoding RNA-directed DNA polymerase: MRDALPTLQDVKRLVFRQQRKKNLIPEHAALTNHFNTAIIKLRESAELATASQKPLIEKELRAKIEEKREAENAFLLKLAEQLEDYIIGQPDRIRLKKHSSVGRQITTLNKGKSIQAVFDRYCAMRLADSFRIRTVGRDQIIRTLIDALEMARGPKNDQPARRAIIRFDIREFYASIPHHLLLDKIESHAGIPSYVNKHVRSILGAYNRVYEVDQGVPQGVPSSAVLSEIFLENFDARLKRDTSVAVYLRYVDDVLIICDAANADHIETTVRSELLSLGLEINSSKFTSVTHPSNIPTFIEYLGYSFRFSKEQSQLESIDIDNKKSTRLRTALDRLEKYADSVDCWASPKAVDFYFLLFEYLLMPHASESDGDSLRIVTGLAYNARFARGRHTLQPNLTGFINTARSYTETRFARFRSSSGSPHVCPCCKQIVHRNQDMTEFAEKFLSTKQIFHSVALPHKSDEDRAAARRVLWN, encoded by the coding sequence ATGAGAGACGCACTGCCGACTCTGCAAGACGTGAAGCGACTAGTCTTTAGACAGCAGAGAAAAAAGAATCTTATACCAGAGCACGCCGCCCTAACAAACCACTTTAATACTGCCATCATCAAACTTCGAGAATCAGCCGAGCTCGCAACGGCATCCCAAAAACCTCTGATAGAAAAAGAACTCCGCGCAAAAATAGAAGAAAAGAGAGAAGCAGAGAACGCTTTCCTACTAAAGCTCGCAGAGCAGCTTGAGGACTACATTATTGGCCAACCTGATCGCATAAGGCTAAAGAAACATAGCAGTGTTGGACGCCAGATAACTACCCTGAACAAGGGTAAGTCAATCCAAGCCGTGTTCGATAGGTACTGCGCGATGAGGCTCGCAGACTCATTTCGAATTCGCACGGTTGGCCGAGATCAAATCATTCGCACACTCATTGACGCGCTGGAAATGGCACGAGGCCCAAAAAACGATCAGCCTGCCAGGCGGGCCATTATTCGCTTCGATATTCGAGAATTTTATGCGTCGATCCCACATCATCTCCTACTCGATAAGATTGAATCTCACGCAGGAATACCAAGCTACGTAAACAAACATGTCCGCTCGATCCTGGGGGCATATAATCGCGTATACGAAGTAGACCAAGGAGTGCCTCAAGGAGTTCCTTCATCTGCGGTTCTATCCGAGATTTTTCTCGAGAATTTCGATGCGCGTCTCAAACGAGATACCTCAGTCGCCGTCTATCTCAGATATGTTGACGACGTCCTTATTATTTGCGACGCAGCCAACGCAGATCATATTGAAACCACCGTCCGGAGCGAACTTCTGTCGCTAGGGCTCGAAATCAACAGTAGTAAATTCACGTCTGTAACCCACCCAAGCAATATCCCGACTTTCATCGAATACCTAGGTTATAGTTTTCGATTCTCGAAGGAACAATCGCAACTCGAGTCGATCGATATTGACAATAAAAAATCGACGCGCCTCCGGACGGCTCTTGACAGGCTAGAAAAATATGCTGACTCAGTGGACTGCTGGGCAAGTCCGAAGGCGGTGGATTTCTACTTTTTGCTGTTCGAGTACCTGCTTATGCCACATGCTTCGGAGTCGGACGGGGACTCACTACGCATCGTCACAGGCTTGGCATATAACGCAAGATTCGCACGTGGAAGACATACCCTACAGCCCAACCTTACTGGTTTCATCAACACGGCGAGAAGTTATACTGAAACGCGTTTCGCAAGATTTCGTAGCTCCAGTGGTTCTCCCCACGTATGTCCCTGTTGCAAGCAAATAGTCCACAGAAATCAAGACATGACAGAATTTGCGGAGAAATTTCTAAGCACGAAACAAATTTTTCACTCTGTCGCTCTTCCGCATAAATCGGATGAGGACAGAGCTGCGGCAAGGAGAGTCCTGTGGAACTAA
- the sufB gene encoding Fe-S cluster assembly protein SufB, with the protein MTDQIAQENADPGVINEILEKNPELQGIGNYEYGWSDKNDAGANAKRGLDEAVVRDISAKKDEPEWMLNLRLKGLKYFERKPMPTWGADLSGIDFDNIKYFVRSTEKQATSWEDLPEDIKNTYDKLGIPEAEKQRLVSGVAAQYESEVVYHQLREDLEAQGVIFLDTDTGLKEYPEVFQEYFGSVIPVGDNKFGSLNTAVWSGGSFVYVPKGVHVEIPLQAYFRINTENMGQFERTLIIADEDSYVHYIEGCTAPIYQSDSLHSAVVEIIVKKGARVRYTTIQNWSNNVYNLVTKRAICEEGATMEWVDGNIGSKVTMKYPAVYLVGEHAKGETLSIAFAGEGQHQDTGSKMVHIAPNTSSSIVAKSVARNGGRSAYRGLVQVREGAKGVKNSVVCDALLVDQISRSDTYPYIDVREDDVTMGHEATVSRVSEEQLFYLMSRGMAEDEAMAMIVRGFIEPIARELPMEYALELNRLIELQMEGSVG; encoded by the coding sequence ATGACGGATCAGATTGCACAGGAGAACGCCGATCCCGGCGTGATCAATGAGATCCTGGAGAAGAATCCGGAGCTCCAAGGGATCGGAAACTACGAGTACGGCTGGTCGGACAAGAACGACGCCGGCGCCAACGCGAAGCGCGGCCTCGACGAGGCCGTCGTCCGCGACATCTCGGCCAAGAAGGACGAGCCGGAGTGGATGCTGAACCTGCGCCTGAAGGGCTTGAAGTACTTCGAGCGCAAGCCGATGCCGACGTGGGGCGCTGACCTCTCGGGCATCGACTTCGACAACATCAAGTACTTCGTGCGTTCCACCGAAAAGCAGGCAACCTCGTGGGAGGACCTGCCCGAGGACATCAAGAACACGTACGACAAGCTGGGCATCCCCGAGGCAGAGAAGCAGCGCCTCGTCTCCGGTGTGGCAGCACAGTACGAGTCCGAGGTCGTCTATCACCAGCTGCGCGAGGACCTCGAAGCCCAGGGCGTCATCTTCCTGGACACCGACACCGGCCTCAAGGAATACCCGGAGGTCTTCCAGGAGTACTTCGGCTCGGTCATCCCGGTCGGCGACAACAAGTTCGGCTCGCTCAACACGGCCGTCTGGTCGGGCGGCTCGTTCGTGTACGTGCCCAAGGGCGTGCACGTCGAGATCCCGCTGCAGGCCTACTTCCGTATCAACACGGAGAACATGGGCCAGTTCGAGCGCACGCTGATCATCGCCGACGAGGACTCCTACGTTCACTACATCGAGGGCTGCACCGCCCCGATCTACCAGTCGGACTCGCTGCACTCGGCCGTCGTCGAGATCATCGTGAAGAAGGGCGCACGCGTCCGCTACACGACGATCCAGAACTGGTCGAACAACGTGTACAACCTCGTGACCAAGCGCGCCATCTGCGAAGAGGGAGCCACCATGGAGTGGGTCGATGGCAACATCGGCTCCAAGGTCACCATGAAGTACCCGGCCGTCTACCTCGTTGGCGAGCACGCCAAGGGTGAGACCCTGTCGATCGCCTTCGCCGGCGAAGGGCAGCACCAGGACACCGGTTCCAAGATGGTGCACATCGCACCGAACACGTCCTCGTCGATCGTCGCGAAGTCGGTGGCCCGCAACGGCGGCCGCTCGGCCTACCGCGGCCTCGTCCAGGTGCGCGAAGGGGCCAAGGGGGTTAAGAACTCGGTGGTCTGCGACGCCCTCCTGGTCGACCAGATCTCCCGCTCGGACACATACCCGTACATCGACGTCCGCGAGGACGACGTCACGATGGGCCACGAGGCCACCGTCTCGCGCGTCTCCGAAGAGCAGCTCTTCTACCTGATGTCCCGCGGCATGGCCGAAGACGAGGCCATGGCGATGATCGTCCGCGGTTTCATCGAGCCCATCGCCCGCGAGCTGCCGATGGAATACGCGCTCGAGCTGAACCGCCTCATTGAACTGCAGATGGAAGGATCCGTCGGTTAA
- a CDS encoding RNA-directed DNA polymerase — protein MELKNSKTSPLRALLTECLPYELPLEVSSKWLYDWIDARSSRVDSKGIHFRPRDTSDLLVLALLSSKNSTDLTTLLPTHASKNSSPRVVVDSPLLFKVPDWRAPASFIVRRDRLRTRELDILALSSQVSIAYLYYTRKDALLYYANADSSSLRHPLKVNSYGKNLNSQFIVPRTDPIISVETAGRTLGTYNSYFVYADHAFVGQFYDSSKWQALEAHWRFMRRLDVTNCFRSIYTHSFAWSTGTDSLSKLHLRKSRSYNDYLDLGRTFDKVMQSCNWGETHGICIGPEASRVFAEIIFQSLDQKIKSRLREYGLKQSSFEILRYVDDYFLFASDMSDIDTVSHAVSEVLTEHRFAINETKTRDYVTPFTTEISARKARLKLFLKSSLPFEGSLPDYDSRDIGIELKSLLIGSENDAATIGTSLSHIERRLRKFIGKRTVRIESYDEALELQNYSWDFAHSMLNQYLSHPSVSSAMKIVRILRIFSFFSSYCSRLTEREQNLLKIRANENLRFSIQKSIHRLSESANSEIELCHFLSLATASSVKYSSSSRSAASLITKLESTSISRNNAKSNQAPLLLHLSAMKFFLQLDGSDEETRTRIINRSIQIAESILSDSYIPYNVIKSHASQELYILAIATCPFLDVEERLRILNQPWLRQLISDWFLPGAKPAAVTRFLRRLLIDAVTEGTAIQPYSWTGDDFDSSLYEKEAQFIY, from the coding sequence GTGGAACTAAAAAATAGCAAAACATCACCCCTACGCGCGCTTCTCACAGAATGCCTACCCTACGAACTTCCACTGGAGGTTAGCTCAAAATGGCTCTACGACTGGATAGATGCTAGATCTTCCCGTGTTGACTCGAAGGGAATACACTTCCGCCCGCGGGACACAAGCGATCTCCTCGTCCTTGCACTACTTAGCTCTAAGAACTCAACAGATCTAACGACGCTACTACCGACACATGCGTCGAAAAATAGTTCACCTCGCGTTGTAGTCGATTCACCACTGCTGTTCAAAGTCCCCGATTGGCGTGCGCCCGCGTCCTTTATTGTAAGGCGCGATCGGCTCAGGACGCGCGAACTAGATATATTGGCCCTCTCTTCACAAGTTTCGATCGCATACTTGTATTACACACGAAAAGATGCGCTGCTCTACTATGCAAATGCGGATTCGAGTTCCCTGCGTCACCCTTTGAAAGTTAATTCGTACGGAAAGAATCTCAATAGTCAGTTTATAGTCCCAAGGACAGATCCAATAATCTCTGTTGAAACAGCTGGACGCACCCTAGGTACATATAATTCCTATTTTGTCTACGCGGACCATGCATTTGTGGGTCAGTTTTATGACTCGAGTAAATGGCAGGCTCTGGAAGCACACTGGCGGTTCATGAGGCGGCTCGATGTCACAAACTGCTTTAGGAGTATCTACACTCATTCTTTTGCATGGAGCACGGGTACCGACTCCCTGAGCAAATTGCACCTTAGGAAATCAAGGTCGTATAATGACTACTTGGATCTAGGTCGCACTTTTGACAAGGTGATGCAATCATGCAATTGGGGCGAGACTCACGGAATCTGTATCGGCCCCGAGGCATCTCGAGTTTTCGCAGAGATTATTTTCCAGTCACTCGATCAGAAAATAAAGTCTCGCCTACGGGAGTACGGCTTAAAACAGTCCTCATTCGAGATTCTCCGCTATGTCGATGACTACTTCTTGTTCGCATCGGATATGTCCGATATTGACACAGTCTCTCATGCTGTTTCGGAAGTGCTAACGGAGCACCGATTTGCAATCAACGAGACAAAAACACGTGACTACGTTACGCCTTTCACAACTGAGATTTCGGCACGGAAAGCCCGGCTCAAGTTATTCTTGAAGTCTTCTCTTCCATTTGAGGGTTCCTTGCCAGACTACGATTCCAGGGACATTGGTATTGAGCTCAAGTCGCTCCTGATCGGCAGTGAAAATGATGCGGCTACTATTGGCACGTCGCTGTCTCACATTGAGAGGCGGTTAAGGAAGTTCATTGGTAAGCGAACTGTCCGTATCGAGTCATACGATGAGGCGCTTGAGCTCCAAAACTACTCATGGGACTTCGCCCACAGCATGCTCAACCAATACCTGTCTCACCCATCGGTATCGTCGGCCATGAAAATTGTGAGAATTCTTAGAATCTTCTCATTTTTCTCTTCTTACTGCTCACGACTAACCGAGCGCGAACAAAATCTATTGAAAATCCGCGCCAACGAGAATTTGAGATTTTCGATTCAGAAATCTATTCATCGGCTTAGTGAATCAGCGAACTCAGAAATCGAGCTCTGTCATTTCCTGTCACTTGCGACGGCCAGTTCTGTAAAGTACTCATCTAGTTCACGTTCTGCCGCAAGTTTGATCACTAAACTGGAGTCTACTTCCATTAGCCGCAATAACGCTAAATCCAACCAAGCGCCGCTGCTGCTACACCTGAGTGCGATGAAGTTCTTCCTCCAGCTCGACGGTTCTGACGAAGAAACCAGAACAAGAATAATCAATAGGTCTATTCAGATCGCGGAGAGTATCCTTTCGGATAGCTACATCCCATATAATGTAATAAAGAGTCATGCCTCGCAGGAGTTGTACATTCTAGCCATTGCTACATGTCCATTCCTGGACGTAGAGGAACGGCTTAGAATTCTCAATCAACCATGGCTCCGCCAGCTAATCTCGGACTGGTTCCTACCTGGAGCGAAGCCGGCCGCGGTCACACGCTTTCTCCGAAGGCTTCTCATTGACGCTGTGACTGAAGGCACTGCAATACAGCCCTATTCGTGGACTGGCGATGATTTCGACAGCTCACTTTACGAGAAGGAGGCTCAGTTCATATACTAG
- a CDS encoding GNAT family N-acetyltransferase: MSQNTCRIRPAEPRDVPVLLALITELAEYEREPDAVRNTGALLHEHLFGPDPKVFAHVAEETPTDDDGASAGDPAVVGMAIWFLNYSTWEGVHGIHLEDLYVRPSARKNGHGKALLATLAQLAVERDYARLEWAVLDWNELAIGFYDAIGADSMSGWTTRRLHGEALTAVAAHAPKALAEEPSE; the protein is encoded by the coding sequence ATGAGTCAAAACACGTGCCGGATCCGCCCAGCCGAGCCGCGCGACGTCCCCGTCCTGCTGGCCCTGATCACCGAGCTGGCCGAATACGAACGCGAGCCCGACGCCGTGCGGAATACCGGCGCCCTGCTGCACGAGCACCTCTTCGGGCCCGATCCCAAGGTCTTCGCCCATGTCGCCGAGGAGACCCCGACGGACGACGACGGCGCCTCCGCCGGCGATCCGGCCGTCGTCGGAATGGCGATCTGGTTCCTGAACTACTCCACGTGGGAGGGCGTGCACGGTATCCACCTCGAGGACCTCTACGTCCGGCCGTCCGCGCGGAAGAACGGGCACGGCAAGGCCCTTCTGGCCACGCTGGCGCAGCTCGCCGTCGAGCGGGACTACGCGCGCCTTGAATGGGCCGTGCTGGACTGGAACGAGCTCGCGATCGGCTTCTACGACGCGATCGGCGCCGACTCGATGAGTGGCTGGACCACGCGCCGACTCCACGGCGAGGCGCTCACCGCGGTTGCTGCGCACGCGCCGAAGGCCCTCGCAGAAGAACCCTCGGAATGA
- a CDS encoding alpha/beta fold hydrolase codes for MSLQTSAHHVAAVHSYRGLRATEHYFDVPLDHADPSGEQIRIFAREVVANDVENSAALPWLLFLQGGPGGAGPRVTSLSGWIGEAAKSFRVLLLDQRGTGLSAPVSRQSLPLRGGVTAQTEYLRHFRADSIVRDAEAMRRALGVERWTTLGQSYGGFITLSYLSLAPEGLERCLVTGGLAALTGHADRVYRHTYARMAARNAEYFGWYPEDRATIDRVFAHVDSVAETLPDGRPVTRGLVQMLGQYFGGNSRVHQLHFALEQAFVETVDGPRLSDAFLSTLQAQASRLVNPLYALMHESIYGQSGHGRNDDGTVAKSWAAERVVHEFADFLPTAGHPLLTGEMVYPWFFSEDPALAPLREVAEEVAGIEDWPDLYDLDVLATNTVPVAAAVYTDDVYVDRDLSLETASRVRGLRVWETDEFHHDGIADDGAGIFARLLSMTTPEPREGDTP; via the coding sequence ATGAGCCTCCAGACGAGCGCGCACCACGTCGCCGCCGTCCACAGCTATCGCGGACTGCGCGCGACCGAGCACTACTTCGACGTCCCGCTCGATCACGCCGACCCGTCCGGCGAACAGATCAGGATCTTCGCCCGGGAAGTCGTCGCGAACGACGTCGAGAATTCCGCTGCACTGCCCTGGCTCCTCTTCCTGCAGGGCGGGCCGGGTGGCGCCGGTCCCCGCGTCACCTCGCTCTCGGGTTGGATCGGCGAGGCCGCGAAGTCATTCCGCGTCCTGTTGCTGGACCAGCGCGGCACCGGCCTGAGCGCCCCCGTCAGTCGCCAGAGCCTGCCGCTGCGCGGCGGCGTCACGGCCCAGACCGAGTACCTGCGGCACTTCCGCGCGGATTCGATCGTCCGCGACGCCGAGGCGATGCGTCGGGCCCTGGGCGTTGAGCGCTGGACGACGCTGGGCCAGAGCTACGGCGGCTTCATCACGCTCTCGTACCTGTCACTGGCCCCCGAGGGCCTGGAACGCTGCCTCGTGACCGGCGGCCTGGCCGCGCTGACCGGCCACGCCGATCGCGTCTACCGGCACACATACGCCCGCATGGCGGCCCGCAATGCCGAGTACTTCGGCTGGTACCCCGAGGACCGGGCAACGATCGACCGCGTCTTCGCGCACGTCGACTCAGTCGCCGAAACTCTCCCCGACGGGCGGCCCGTCACGCGCGGCCTCGTCCAGATGCTCGGGCAATATTTCGGTGGCAACTCGCGTGTCCACCAGCTGCACTTCGCCCTCGAGCAGGCCTTCGTCGAGACCGTCGACGGCCCGCGGCTCTCCGACGCCTTCCTCAGCACCCTCCAGGCCCAGGCCTCCCGCCTGGTGAACCCGCTCTACGCGCTCATGCACGAGTCGATCTACGGGCAGTCCGGCCACGGGCGGAACGACGACGGTACGGTCGCCAAGTCGTGGGCCGCTGAGCGGGTTGTGCACGAGTTCGCAGACTTCCTGCCCACGGCAGGACACCCGCTGCTGACCGGCGAGATGGTCTACCCGTGGTTCTTCTCCGAGGACCCGGCACTCGCTCCCCTGCGGGAGGTCGCCGAAGAAGTCGCCGGAATCGAGGACTGGCCGGACCTGTACGACCTCGACGTCCTGGCCACCAACACGGTGCCGGTCGCCGCCGCCGTCTACACCGACGATGTCTACGTGGACCGGGACCTCAGCCTCGAAACCGCCTCGCGCGTGCGCGGACTGCGCGTCTGGGAGACCGACGAATTCCACCACGACGGAATCGCGGACGACGGCGCGGGAATCTTCGCGCGCCTGCTGTCCATGACGACGCCGGAACCACGCGAAGGAGACACCCCGTGA